In one Geoglobus acetivorans genomic region, the following are encoded:
- a CDS encoding TIGR00304 family membrane protein gives MNPVKVFSGITLISLGLTLYLISKAESVSFGGVVLIGPIPVVFGNSPDIMALAVIAIAAIIAISAMRW, from the coding sequence ATGAATCCTGTCAAGGTCTTTTCCGGTATCACCCTCATATCCCTCGGACTTACACTCTACCTGATTTCAAAGGCAGAGTCTGTGAGCTTTGGAGGAGTCGTGCTTATCGGTCCCATACCGGTTGTTTTCGGAAATTCCCCGGACATCATGGCTCTCGCAGTGATTGCCATCGCAGCAATAATTGCAATCTCGGCCATGAGGTGGTGA
- the rpl18a gene encoding 50S ribosomal protein L18Ae yields MRFEVSGKFRNGMVWMPFKKVVEAHNERFAVEKVYSLIGSNHKVKRNLIKIENVRRSE; encoded by the coding sequence ATGAGGTTTGAGGTTAGCGGGAAGTTCAGGAACGGTATGGTCTGGATGCCTTTCAAAAAGGTTGTTGAGGCACATAATGAGAGGTTTGCGGTTGAGAAGGTGTACTCGCTCATTGGCAGCAACCACAAGGTGAAGAGAAATCTTATTAAAATCGAGAATGTAAGGAGGAGTGAATGA
- a CDS encoding DNA-binding protein yields MDDLEEIRRRKLMELQAQRQKELEELAQQQEMARRIEEQKKAILKAVLEPEARERLTRLKLAHPDIAEAVEAQLIALAQSGRLRSKITDEMLKEILRRAMPKKRETRIIRK; encoded by the coding sequence ATGGACGACTTAGAGGAGATAAGGAGAAGGAAGCTGATGGAACTTCAGGCTCAGAGACAGAAGGAGCTTGAGGAGCTTGCACAGCAGCAGGAGATGGCAAGGAGGATTGAAGAGCAGAAAAAGGCAATACTTAAGGCTGTCCTTGAACCTGAGGCGAGAGAAAGGCTTACAAGATTGAAACTTGCGCATCCCGATATTGCTGAGGCCGTAGAGGCCCAGCTCATCGCTCTTGCACAGTCCGGCAGGTTGAGAAGTAAAATAACTGATGAAATGTTGAAGGAAATTTTGAGAAGGGCCATGCCGAAAAAGAGGGAAACCAGGATCATTAGGAAGTAG
- a CDS encoding translation initiation factor IF-6, which produces MAELTAVHGNPLIGLYARVSDDFAVVGVRDGKFESLIREELDVDIVRTTVCGSELAGAMVALNSEGIVVCGHVMKKELEMLERSFEVLVLETEITCMGNVIAINDRGALVHPDLGDEVISKISEFFDIDVHRATIGGIKTVGMSAVVTNKGALVNPNTSEWELKKVEDVLGVEPVKGTVNFGSEMVGTGVVANSRGYIAGRDTTGFELGVIEEALGFL; this is translated from the coding sequence ATGGCCGAGCTTACAGCAGTACACGGGAATCCGCTGATAGGCCTGTATGCGAGAGTCTCTGATGATTTTGCAGTAGTTGGCGTCAGGGATGGGAAATTTGAGTCTCTGATCAGAGAGGAACTCGATGTGGACATTGTGAGGACAACAGTGTGCGGTTCAGAGCTTGCAGGAGCGATGGTCGCTTTAAACTCTGAAGGCATCGTGGTCTGCGGACATGTGATGAAAAAGGAACTCGAGATGCTTGAGAGGTCGTTTGAGGTTCTGGTTCTTGAGACCGAGATCACCTGCATGGGCAATGTCATTGCAATCAACGATCGTGGTGCCCTGGTCCATCCGGATCTTGGAGATGAGGTTATATCGAAGATTTCGGAATTTTTTGACATTGATGTCCATCGCGCCACAATAGGCGGGATAAAAACGGTTGGCATGTCTGCAGTGGTTACGAATAAAGGCGCTCTGGTAAATCCAAACACAAGCGAATGGGAGCTCAAGAAAGTGGAGGATGTGCTTGGCGTGGAACCGGTGAAGGGAACTGTAAACTTCGGAAGCGAGATGGTCGGGACAGGGGTTGTTGCAAACTCGAGGGGATATATTGCCGGGAGGGACACAACCGGATTTGAGCTGGGTGTGATTGAGGAAGCTCTCGGATTTTTGTGA
- a CDS encoding 30S ribosomal protein S19e — MATVYDVPADILIERVAGKLKEMDEFRPPEWAGYVKTGVHKERSPEQGDWWYYRVAAIFRKVYVDGPVGIERLRTAYGGRKNRGVRPERFRKGSGSIIRKALQQLETAGFVGKTDGGRVVTPQGRSFLDRIAAEIKKELEKEIPALAKY; from the coding sequence ATGGCGACAGTGTATGATGTTCCTGCAGATATTCTGATTGAAAGGGTTGCCGGAAAGCTGAAGGAGATGGACGAATTCAGACCCCCGGAGTGGGCTGGTTACGTCAAAACCGGGGTTCACAAGGAAAGAAGTCCCGAACAGGGCGACTGGTGGTATTACAGGGTTGCAGCCATCTTCAGGAAGGTTTACGTTGATGGACCTGTCGGAATCGAGAGACTCAGGACGGCTTACGGTGGCAGAAAGAACAGGGGAGTTAGGCCGGAGAGATTCAGGAAGGGTAGCGGTTCAATAATCAGGAAGGCCCTTCAGCAGCTCGAAACTGCTGGTTTTGTGGGCAAGACTGATGGGGGTAGAGTGGTCACCCCGCAGGGAAGGTCGTTCCTCGACAGAATCGCAGCAGAGATCAAAAAAGAACTTGAGAAGGAAATTCCGGCTCTTGCGAAATACTGA
- a CDS encoding YhbY family RNA-binding protein yields the protein MTDKIVTVNIGKKGINDNLVNEINMILKKRGVVKVKMLRNFRNMTMGGVDRKALAREIAGMIDGELVDVRGFVMMFKRC from the coding sequence ATGACTGATAAGATTGTAACAGTCAATATAGGCAAAAAGGGGATTAACGATAATCTGGTAAATGAAATCAACATGATTCTTAAGAAGAGAGGAGTAGTTAAGGTCAAAATGCTCCGGAATTTCAGAAATATGACCATGGGCGGTGTGGATAGAAAAGCCCTTGCGAGGGAAATAGCGGGCATGATTGATGGTGAGCTTGTTGATGTTAGAGGGTTTGTTATGATGTTCAAGAGGTGTTGA
- a CDS encoding TIGR00304 family membrane protein, giving the protein MLEYVAIAIMALGLFLLIRGITETVEVPQTPDVHPRPADFDPAEETGGFEFEKEGEVKAGGVVLIGPIPIVFGDSKYATYALILTLVVMLISIILWVNAV; this is encoded by the coding sequence ATGCTCGAGTATGTTGCAATTGCAATAATGGCTCTCGGACTGTTTCTTCTCATCAGGGGAATCACCGAGACTGTGGAAGTCCCCCAAACCCCGGACGTGCATCCACGCCCTGCAGATTTCGACCCCGCTGAGGAGACAGGCGGTTTCGAATTTGAAAAAGAGGGGGAAGTTAAAGCCGGAGGTGTTGTGCTCATAGGCCCCATTCCAATCGTATTTGGGGACTCAAAATATGCAACCTATGCACTTATCCTGACCCTCGTCGTCATGCTTATATCCATAATCCTGTGGGTGAACGCAGTATGA
- a CDS encoding 50S ribosomal protein L39e, producing the protein MGKKTVGVKRRLGKFLKQNRRAPIWVTIKTKREVVYSPKRRHWRSRKLKV; encoded by the coding sequence ATGGGGAAGAAGACGGTTGGTGTTAAGAGGAGGCTCGGAAAATTTTTGAAGCAGAACAGAAGGGCTCCAATCTGGGTCACGATTAAGACAAAGAGAGAGGTTGTGTACAGCCCGAAGAGGAGGCACTGGAGGTCAAGGAAGCTTAAGGTGTGA
- a CDS encoding flavin reductase family protein, giving the protein MLGYLYPLRTYLVVAGTVEKPNPMTADWVVPLSFNPPLLGVAIGKTRHTRKLIEEQKDFVIAVPTVELLRDVWVAGTVSGAKENKAEKMSATFIPSEKVSAPSIKECQANLECRVVREVEVGDHIFFVGEIVNVSHGDAFENGKPNTKDYKFLMHAFTGANFTCQSDEVFKP; this is encoded by the coding sequence ATGCTGGGCTACCTGTATCCTCTGAGAACTTATCTTGTTGTGGCCGGAACGGTGGAGAAACCGAACCCGATGACAGCAGACTGGGTTGTACCCCTCAGCTTCAATCCCCCTCTTCTCGGAGTGGCAATAGGAAAAACCAGACACACGAGAAAGCTGATTGAGGAGCAGAAAGATTTCGTTATAGCAGTTCCAACAGTGGAGCTCCTCAGGGACGTGTGGGTGGCTGGAACGGTAAGCGGTGCGAAGGAAAACAAAGCTGAAAAGATGAGTGCAACCTTTATCCCATCTGAAAAGGTAAGCGCCCCCTCCATAAAGGAGTGTCAGGCAAATCTTGAATGCAGGGTCGTCAGGGAAGTTGAGGTGGGGGACCACATATTCTTTGTGGGGGAGATCGTGAATGTGAGCCACGGGGATGCGTTTGAAAACGGAAAACCAAACACGAAAGACTACAAATTCCTGATGCATGCCTTCACGGGGGCAAACTTCACCTGCCAGAGCGATGAAGTTTTTAAGCCCTGA
- a CDS encoding 50S ribosomal protein L31e, whose amino-acid sequence MAKVELERVYTIGLRQKMKKYPRWLRAKKAVKYVRNFLSRHMKAELENIRIDSSINEKIWERGGKKVPARIRVRAVKFDDGIVEAELVE is encoded by the coding sequence ATGGCAAAGGTCGAGCTTGAGAGAGTCTATACGATTGGTTTAAGGCAGAAGATGAAGAAGTATCCGAGATGGCTCAGGGCAAAAAAGGCGGTTAAATACGTCAGAAACTTTCTCAGCAGGCACATGAAGGCTGAGCTGGAGAACATCAGGATAGATTCAAGCATAAACGAAAAAATCTGGGAAAGAGGCGGTAAGAAAGTCCCAGCCAGAATCCGGGTAAGAGCAGTAAAGTTTGACGATGGCATCGTCGAGGCCGAGCTGGTAGAATAA